From Methanosarcina lacustris Z-7289, one genomic window encodes:
- the rnz gene encoding ribonuclease Z: MLRIIFLGTGGSLPTRNRNPSAVMVNREGELILFDCGEGTQQQMMRAKTGMMSLSSIFVSHFHADHFLGIPGLIQTMSFLGRKEPLTIYGPEGTGKFIELFKALGYFNLKYEIRGVELSPGDTVEGERYVVRALKTEHSIPSLGYALVENPRLGRFNREKAIELGVSPGPLFAKLQRGSPVEVDGRFVRPEEVMGIPRSGRTVVYTGDTRPCKAVLEASRDADLLIHDSSFADEMADWAEESMHSTAGEVAALAKEAGVRKLVLTHISSRYTDDVEPILKDSKKVFENVIVAEDLMELEIPYRPE, encoded by the coding sequence ATGCTTCGCATAATTTTTCTAGGCACTGGAGGGTCCCTCCCGACCCGTAACAGAAATCCGTCAGCAGTAATGGTCAACAGAGAAGGGGAGCTTATACTCTTTGACTGTGGAGAAGGTACCCAGCAGCAGATGATGCGGGCAAAAACGGGGATGATGAGCCTGTCCTCTATTTTTGTCAGTCATTTCCATGCTGACCATTTTCTCGGAATTCCCGGCCTCATTCAAACTATGTCTTTCCTGGGCCGGAAAGAGCCGCTGACGATCTACGGTCCTGAGGGGACAGGAAAGTTTATCGAGCTCTTTAAGGCCCTTGGCTATTTCAACCTTAAATATGAAATTCGGGGCGTGGAACTGAGTCCAGGGGACACTGTAGAAGGGGAACGCTATGTGGTCCGGGCTTTAAAGACCGAGCATAGCATCCCGAGCCTTGGCTATGCCCTTGTGGAAAACCCCCGCCTCGGACGTTTTAACAGGGAAAAGGCAATCGAGCTTGGAGTCTCTCCAGGACCTCTTTTTGCAAAACTGCAAAGGGGAAGTCCTGTGGAAGTGGACGGAAGGTTCGTAAGGCCCGAAGAAGTGATGGGAATTCCGAGGTCCGGAAGGACAGTCGTGTACACTGGAGATACCAGACCCTGTAAAGCAGTGCTTGAGGCAAGCAGAGATGCTGACCTCTTAATCCATGACAGCAGCTTCGCTGATGAGATGGCCGACTGGGCGGAAGAGTCCATGCATTCAACAGCAGGCGAAGTTGCAGCCCTTGCAAAAGAAGCTGGAGTCAGGAAACTGGTACTTACCCATATCAGTTCACGTTATACTGATGATGTGGAACCTATCCTGAAAGATTCAAAAAAGGTTTTTGAAAATGTAATTGTAGCCGAAGACCTGATGGAACTTGAGATACCATACAGACCTGAATAA
- the cobA gene encoding uroporphyrinogen-III C-methyltransferase — MSGNYGKVYLVGSGPGDPELLTLKARRLIDSAEVIIYDQLPGKVILDSMPESAEKINVGKYAGNHTMTQSEINEVLVKKAKEGKMVVRLKGGDPYVFGRGGEEAEVLVAEGIEFEVVPGITSAIAVPAYAGIPVTHRESTSMVTFITGHEDPTKEDSGLDWETLAKFNGTIVIFMGVKMLRRNTEELMKYGKDPKTPVAVIEKGTRPDQRVTVGTLADIANLAEERKVKAPAITVVGDVVNLHAILGEQITGKEF, encoded by the coding sequence ATGTCAGGAAATTACGGAAAAGTTTATCTTGTGGGTTCTGGTCCCGGCGACCCTGAGCTTCTTACCCTGAAAGCCCGCCGGCTGATTGACAGTGCTGAAGTCATTATCTATGACCAGCTCCCTGGAAAAGTGATCCTGGACTCAATGCCGGAAAGCGCAGAGAAAATCAATGTGGGGAAATATGCGGGCAACCACACCATGACCCAGTCCGAAATCAATGAAGTGCTTGTGAAGAAGGCAAAGGAAGGCAAGATGGTGGTCCGGCTGAAAGGTGGGGACCCCTACGTCTTCGGAAGGGGAGGAGAAGAAGCCGAGGTGCTTGTGGCAGAAGGCATAGAATTTGAAGTCGTGCCAGGGATAACCTCTGCAATTGCAGTGCCTGCATATGCCGGAATTCCTGTAACCCACAGGGAAAGCACGTCGATGGTCACCTTCATAACAGGGCACGAGGACCCCACAAAGGAAGACAGCGGACTGGACTGGGAGACCCTGGCAAAGTTCAACGGGACCATTGTAATCTTTATGGGCGTAAAGATGCTCAGGCGAAATACTGAAGAGCTCATGAAGTACGGAAAGGACCCGAAAACCCCTGTTGCAGTCATAGAGAAGGGGACCAGGCCCGACCAGCGGGTAACCGTGGGAACCCTTGCAGATATTGCAAACCTGGCAGAAGAACGAAAAGTAAAGGCTCCTGCCATCACGGTTGTAGGAGACGTTGTCAACCTTCATGCGATTCTTGGCGAGCAGATCACAGGAAAGGAATTTTAA
- a CDS encoding uroporphyrinogen-III synthase: MTEESNTIKIPVLAIMRPESYRDKSEVIAREYGFEPIYAPMIQLEGIKDEGFEPFVQRVIDGTSDYVVFTSANGILFTLEKLTETEKENFITALKKIRVIAIGPNTEKELVKIGVEDSFLPGDYSSKGIVEALCPEVKGKIVDLARSTFGAKILIEGLEKCGATVYETHVYTLSIPEGAAQKELIEHTLAGEVDAFAFTSSMMVKGFMRHAEKLGAGETIKETLNRALVGAIGTPTGNTLKKHGVNADVIPDEFTFEALIKAMKNEL; the protein is encoded by the coding sequence ATGACTGAAGAATCAAACACAATAAAAATTCCCGTGCTTGCGATCATGAGGCCTGAAAGCTACAGGGACAAATCTGAGGTAATTGCTAGAGAATATGGCTTTGAGCCTATCTATGCCCCCATGATCCAGCTTGAAGGCATAAAAGACGAAGGATTCGAGCCCTTTGTGCAGAGAGTCATTGATGGAACTTCGGATTACGTTGTTTTTACAAGCGCAAACGGGATACTTTTCACACTGGAAAAACTCACGGAAACTGAAAAGGAAAACTTCATCACAGCCCTGAAAAAGATCAGGGTAATAGCAATCGGCCCGAATACGGAGAAAGAGCTTGTAAAAATAGGGGTTGAAGATTCTTTCCTTCCCGGAGATTACAGTTCCAAAGGAATTGTAGAAGCTCTCTGCCCTGAGGTAAAAGGTAAAATAGTTGACCTTGCAAGGAGCACTTTTGGGGCGAAAATTTTGATAGAAGGCCTTGAAAAGTGCGGAGCAACAGTCTATGAGACTCACGTGTACACCCTCAGCATCCCTGAAGGTGCAGCCCAGAAAGAGCTCATAGAACACACCCTCGCAGGGGAAGTGGATGCCTTTGCCTTTACAAGCTCAATGATGGTCAAAGGCTTTATGAGGCATGCGGAAAAGCTGGGTGCAGGGGAGACCATAAAAGAGACTCTTAACAGGGCTTTAGTAGGCGCAATTGGAACCCCTACAGGAAATACCCTGAAAAAACATGGGGTCAATGCGGACGTAATCCCTGACGAATTCACCTTCGAAGCCCTGATAAAGGCTATGAAAAATGAACTATGA
- the ahbC gene encoding 12,18-didecarboxysiroheme deacetylase — protein MIGISKLYCGTVEPSDALRYGRDSKKLPSHLLQFSKDKKPVVVWNMTRRCNLKCVHCYAQAKDMEFKDELSTEEGKALIDDLAAFGSPVILFSGGEPTMRKDLPELAAYAREKGMRAVISTNGTLIDKPLAKKLKEVGLSYVGISLDGIRETNDKFRGMQGAFDAALRGLHNCQEVGIKVGLRFTINKQNVMDIPAIFDLLEEEKIPRICFYHLVYAGRGSTMVNEDLSLEESRKAVDLIMDRTKALHEKGFPAEVLTVDNHCDGPYIYLKLLKENPERAAEVFELLSMNQGNSSGIGFGCVSWDGSVHADQFWRHYSFGNVRERPFSEIWTDQSDELMAGLKYRKPLIQANADRCAKCKWFDVCNGNFRVRAEAVYGNFWADDPACYLTKEEIGYDEA, from the coding sequence ATGATAGGTATTTCAAAACTTTACTGCGGCACCGTGGAACCTTCTGATGCCCTTCGCTATGGAAGAGACTCAAAGAAGCTCCCCTCTCACCTGCTGCAGTTTTCGAAAGACAAAAAACCGGTAGTGGTCTGGAACATGACCCGTCGATGCAACCTGAAATGCGTTCACTGTTATGCCCAGGCAAAGGACATGGAGTTCAAGGATGAGCTTTCGACCGAGGAAGGAAAAGCCCTGATCGACGACCTTGCAGCTTTTGGGTCTCCGGTTATACTCTTCTCCGGGGGCGAGCCCACGATGCGAAAAGACTTGCCGGAACTTGCAGCCTATGCCAGAGAAAAAGGAATGAGAGCCGTAATCTCAACAAACGGGACTCTTATAGACAAACCTCTTGCAAAAAAATTAAAAGAAGTCGGGCTTTCTTACGTAGGAATCTCCCTTGACGGCATAAGAGAGACAAATGACAAATTCAGGGGCATGCAGGGAGCATTCGATGCAGCCCTCAGGGGCCTGCATAACTGTCAGGAAGTAGGCATAAAAGTTGGGCTCCGCTTCACCATCAATAAGCAGAACGTAATGGACATCCCTGCGATATTTGACCTCCTGGAAGAAGAAAAAATCCCCAGGATCTGTTTCTATCATCTTGTCTATGCAGGCAGAGGTTCGACAATGGTGAACGAAGACCTCTCCCTCGAAGAGTCTCGAAAAGCCGTTGACCTCATAATGGACCGGACAAAAGCCCTGCACGAGAAAGGCTTCCCCGCAGAAGTCCTGACCGTGGACAACCACTGCGACGGCCCGTACATCTACCTGAAGCTACTGAAAGAAAATCCCGAAAGGGCAGCAGAAGTGTTCGAACTCCTTTCCATGAACCAGGGCAACTCCTCAGGGATAGGCTTCGGCTGCGTTTCTTGGGACGGTTCCGTGCACGCCGACCAGTTCTGGAGGCACTACTCCTTCGGAAACGTCCGCGAAAGACCTTTCAGCGAGATCTGGACCGACCAGAGTGACGAACTGATGGCCGGGCTCAAGTACAGAAAACCCCTTATCCAGGCTAATGCTGACCGCTGCGCAAAGTGCAAATGGTTCGACGTCTGCAACGGAAACTTCAGAGTTCGAGCCGAAGCCGTGTACGGGAATTTCTGGGCAGACGACCCTGCCTGCTACCTTACAAAAGAAGAAATCGGATATGACGAGGCCTGA
- a CDS encoding RNA-guided endonuclease InsQ/TnpB family protein yields MALVTRTEQIQFKSETISGLAHASKNLFNTANYIIRQRFFENDKLYQETGEKGEGIWYKQLYSMLKNTEQYRALPAQTAQQVLKLLEKSWKSFFKALKVYAKSPELFMGRPKPPKYKHKDGKHILVFTNQQCKIVNGILKFPKVVNLELKTRLIDVDLREVRVIPNANKYTCEIVYDKTVSEDEINSSRVLGIDPGVRNIATIANNFGVKPIVVKGNTANNINQFYNMEKARIQHVYDLAKIKWGSKLAKLDFKRNNMIKDYFHKLSRRIVNYAIQNDVKSIIIGKNENWKQEVNMGRKNNQKFVQLPLARLIEMIQYKAQEVNIEVIFQEESHTSKCSFLDNEPVEHRAKYVGRRIKRGLFKSATGRIINADVNGALNIIRKATPKAFADGVEGVGLHPKRCLITSFEDI; encoded by the coding sequence ATGGCACTTGTGACTAGAACTGAGCAAATTCAATTTAAATCAGAAACTATCTCAGGACTAGCTCATGCTTCCAAAAATTTGTTTAATACTGCCAACTACATAATAAGGCAAAGATTCTTTGAAAATGATAAGCTTTACCAGGAAACTGGTGAAAAAGGTGAAGGTATCTGGTATAAACAGCTTTACTCAATGCTAAAAAATACAGAACAGTACCGAGCATTGCCAGCACAGACTGCTCAACAGGTACTTAAACTACTGGAAAAAAGCTGGAAATCGTTCTTCAAAGCATTAAAAGTATACGCAAAGTCCCCAGAATTGTTTATGGGACGCCCTAAACCGCCCAAATACAAACACAAAGATGGGAAACACATCCTGGTGTTCACAAACCAGCAGTGCAAAATCGTTAATGGTATACTCAAATTCCCAAAAGTAGTAAACCTGGAATTGAAAACCAGATTAATTGATGTGGACCTCAGAGAAGTACGGGTAATCCCAAACGCAAATAAGTATACGTGTGAAATCGTGTACGACAAAACAGTTTCTGAGGATGAAATTAACTCCAGTCGGGTTTTAGGAATTGATCCTGGTGTTCGCAATATTGCAACTATCGCAAACAACTTTGGTGTAAAACCAATTGTTGTTAAGGGCAATACTGCAAACAACATTAATCAGTTTTATAACATGGAAAAAGCCAGGATTCAACATGTATACGATCTGGCTAAAATTAAATGGGGTAGTAAATTAGCAAAACTCGACTTCAAACGAAACAATATGATAAAGGATTATTTCCACAAACTTAGCCGTAGAATCGTTAACTACGCTATCCAGAACGATGTCAAATCAATCATAATTGGCAAAAACGAAAACTGGAAGCAAGAAGTTAACATGGGACGAAAAAACAACCAGAAATTTGTTCAGCTCCCCCTGGCCAGGTTAATTGAAATGATCCAGTACAAAGCTCAAGAAGTCAACATAGAAGTTATATTTCAAGAAGAGAGTCATACATCAAAGTGTAGTTTCCTTGATAACGAACCTGTAGAACACAGAGCTAAATACGTAGGCCGAAGGATCAAACGGGGTTTATTCAAATCCGCAACTGGGAGAATTATCAACGCCGATGTCAACGGAGCTCTGAATATCATCAGGAAAGCAACTCCAAAAGCATTTGCAGACGGAGTGGAGGGTGTAGGGTTACACCCAAAGAGATGTTTGATAACATCTTTTGAAGATATTTGA
- a CDS encoding phosphotransferase, translating into MANSHVNTLYPGDPFRDWLVEEVGHRIRDKKCRVDVFKYNSSHTVCRYQFKGEHFSVMAKFFAEPTGKLKAYNSYKGMMNEYRNLKKAASIINVAKPLAVNKDFNCALVTEHVPGKSLGWYLKHEEDLYEKLAAVAHMLRQLHDNTQSSTYNKENEFRNYHDVLDHLQLDNSTRETFNKLLGEWWYSSWLDREYGCMVHRDVTPSNYIFCNGKPYALDFESSWYEANPVRDLGILTAELKNEFELHKGGGWKAEPYIGNFLWEYSSGEKDFYYITRILPFFMSIGLLRSARLHQSDYRNYLIREALECLSAIKRGK; encoded by the coding sequence GTGGCAAATAGCCATGTTAATACTCTGTATCCTGGGGATCCATTCAGGGACTGGCTTGTTGAAGAAGTAGGGCACCGGATTCGCGATAAAAAATGCCGTGTAGACGTTTTTAAGTACAATTCATCTCACACTGTCTGCAGGTATCAGTTCAAAGGAGAACACTTCAGCGTGATGGCAAAATTTTTTGCCGAACCCACAGGGAAGCTGAAAGCTTACAACTCATATAAAGGCATGATGAATGAATACCGGAACCTGAAAAAAGCAGCTTCGATAATAAATGTTGCAAAGCCTCTTGCAGTAAATAAAGATTTTAATTGTGCCCTTGTAACCGAACACGTACCCGGAAAATCTCTGGGCTGGTACCTTAAACACGAAGAGGACCTTTATGAAAAGCTTGCTGCTGTGGCTCACATGCTAAGGCAGCTGCATGATAATACACAGTCATCCACTTATAATAAAGAAAATGAGTTCAGAAACTATCACGATGTACTGGACCACCTGCAACTGGATAACAGCACCCGGGAGACTTTCAACAAACTCCTTGGAGAATGGTGGTACAGTTCCTGGCTCGACCGGGAATACGGTTGTATGGTTCACAGGGATGTGACCCCCTCCAATTATATTTTTTGCAACGGAAAACCCTATGCACTCGATTTTGAGAGCTCCTGGTATGAGGCAAATCCTGTAAGGGATCTCGGAATTCTTACTGCGGAACTTAAAAACGAATTTGAATTACACAAAGGAGGAGGCTGGAAAGCCGAACCGTATATAGGGAACTTCCTCTGGGAGTATAGCTCTGGAGAAAAGGATTTTTACTACATTACCAGAATTCTGCCTTTTTTCATGAGTATAGGGCTGCTTCGTTCGGCAAGGCTTCACCAGAGCGATTACAGGAATTACCTGATAAGAGAAGCACTTGAATGTTTAAGCGCAATTAAAAGAGGAAAGTAA
- a CDS encoding HAD family hydrolase — protein MGGKNISKDHELETSEGIITFLGAPAGAGEEVFESCQIKGVIFDCYQTLIDIHTEEHRIETYETVSAWLAYHGVKIKPEKLWDTYIFKVQERMEDSKEIYPEIRVEDIFAEICRENSIWKIDEKLLGIETSRVFRAASIRKIRPFPQSIKLIEHCINIPKCIISNGQRVFSELELRFLGLYDYFDFVIFSSDVGYKKPDLRLFMTALKRMELELEPKCVMSLGDSYENEILPARKLGMRAMTIEEAWKHYGLTD, from the coding sequence ATGGGAGGTAAGAACATTTCAAAGGACCATGAATTGGAAACCAGCGAGGGCATTATCACCTTTTTGGGCGCTCCTGCCGGAGCAGGGGAAGAAGTATTCGAGAGCTGCCAGATAAAGGGTGTTATTTTTGACTGCTACCAGACGCTTATCGATATCCACACCGAAGAACACAGGATCGAGACTTACGAGACTGTAAGTGCATGGCTTGCATACCATGGGGTAAAAATAAAGCCGGAAAAGCTATGGGATACGTACATTTTTAAGGTGCAGGAAAGGATGGAGGACTCAAAGGAGATATACCCCGAGATCAGGGTGGAGGACATCTTTGCCGAGATCTGCAGGGAAAACTCAATCTGGAAAATCGATGAAAAACTCCTCGGAATTGAGACATCGAGAGTCTTTCGGGCAGCATCTATACGAAAAATCCGCCCATTTCCTCAGAGTATAAAGCTAATTGAACACTGCATAAACATCCCCAAGTGCATAATCTCCAACGGACAGAGGGTCTTTTCCGAACTGGAACTCCGGTTCCTCGGGCTCTACGACTACTTTGATTTTGTGATATTCTCGTCCGACGTGGGATACAAGAAACCTGACCTCAGGCTTTTTATGACCGCACTCAAAAGGATGGAACTCGAACTCGAACCCAAGTGTGTGATGTCCCTCGGGGACTCTTACGAAAATGAGATACTTCCAGCCAGAAAACTCGGGATGCGGGCAATGACTATTGAGGAAGCCTGGAAACATTACGGGTTAACGGACTGA
- a CDS encoding VOC family protein — translation MTPRVVHFEIRAEDVARAKKFYKNVFGWKIDKWEGPMEYWNITTGKQEEPGINGGLMRRQVGEPGAATPISTYICTIDVPNVDEYLKKIKQQGGKVTMEKSHIPGIGWFAYCLDTEKNIFGIMQSDTNAR, via the coding sequence ATCACGCCAAGAGTAGTTCATTTCGAGATACGTGCAGAAGATGTTGCAAGGGCAAAGAAGTTCTACAAGAATGTTTTTGGCTGGAAGATAGACAAGTGGGAAGGTCCCATGGAATACTGGAATATAACAACCGGTAAACAAGAAGAGCCAGGAATCAATGGGGGCTTGATGAGAAGGCAGGTCGGAGAACCGGGGGCAGCCACTCCGATAAGCACCTATATTTGCACAATAGATGTCCCGAACGTCGATGAGTACCTGAAAAAAATAAAGCAGCAAGGCGGCAAAGTGACTATGGAAAAAAGTCACATACCCGGTATAGGTTGGTTTGCATATTGTCTCGACACAGAAAAAAATATATTCGGGATAATGCAATCTGACACGAATGCCAGATAA
- the iscB gene encoding RNA-guided endonuclease IscB, translating into MLVFVINQNKKPLMPCKPSKARKLLQAGKAKVVRNTPFTIKLLFGSSGYTQPVIAGMDTGSKVVGCAAIANGKVLYQSEIYLRENVSKKMDQRKMYRRTRRGRKTRYRPARFDNRGNSRKEGRLAPSIRSKLESHFREKRFVESLLPVTGWKVELASFDIHKITNPEVSGVGYQEGNLKGFYNVKAYVLDRDGYTCQHCMGKSKDFRLHCHHIVFRSQKGSDAPENLITLCETCHKALHNGEFKLSGNKSKTKHATEIGILKSQIRKSGWSFAETFGYETKYRREQVLKLLKTHYFDAVAICCRDDQNVEVEDSVFLKRNVSKRDHQQRRGKRSEKKIPTGKLFGLRKFDLVKTENGIGFIRGKRSSGYFSISDIFGNKISDSVNVKKKCRRLSARSTTLVQMVQMTHSSPTCHFRQAGNVEEGVSC; encoded by the coding sequence ATGTTAGTTTTCGTAATCAATCAAAACAAAAAACCACTAATGCCCTGTAAACCTTCAAAAGCCAGAAAGCTACTGCAAGCAGGCAAGGCAAAAGTGGTCCGAAATACTCCATTCACCATCAAGTTACTTTTCGGAAGCAGTGGGTATACTCAACCTGTAATTGCAGGGATGGATACCGGCTCTAAGGTAGTGGGCTGTGCAGCCATTGCTAACGGAAAAGTGTTGTATCAGTCCGAAATCTACCTTAGAGAAAATGTTTCAAAAAAGATGGACCAACGGAAGATGTACCGGAGAACCAGAAGAGGTAGAAAAACAAGGTATAGACCTGCAAGATTTGATAACCGGGGAAATTCAAGGAAAGAAGGGAGATTAGCTCCTTCTATCCGAAGCAAACTTGAGTCTCATTTCCGGGAAAAAAGGTTTGTGGAATCCCTGCTTCCTGTAACCGGGTGGAAGGTAGAGCTTGCTTCCTTTGATATTCACAAAATAACAAATCCAGAGGTTTCCGGGGTTGGGTATCAGGAAGGGAACCTTAAAGGTTTCTACAATGTCAAAGCTTACGTTCTGGACAGGGACGGGTACACCTGCCAGCACTGCATGGGAAAGTCAAAGGATTTCCGGCTACATTGCCATCATATCGTTTTCAGGTCACAGAAGGGATCAGATGCTCCGGAAAACCTGATAACGCTTTGTGAAACCTGTCACAAAGCCCTGCACAATGGAGAATTCAAGCTTTCAGGAAACAAGTCAAAAACAAAACATGCAACTGAAATCGGGATCCTCAAATCCCAAATCCGGAAATCCGGCTGGAGTTTTGCAGAGACTTTCGGGTACGAAACCAAGTACAGGAGAGAGCAGGTCTTGAAGTTGTTAAAAACACATTACTTTGATGCTGTTGCTATCTGTTGCAGGGACGATCAGAATGTAGAGGTAGAAGATTCGGTTTTTCTAAAAAGAAACGTTAGCAAGAGGGATCATCAGCAGCGGAGAGGGAAGAGATCAGAGAAGAAAATACCTACCGGAAAGCTGTTTGGGCTCAGGAAATTTGATCTTGTAAAAACGGAAAACGGGATTGGGTTCATTCGTGGCAAACGGTCATCCGGGTATTTTTCAATCTCAGATATATTCGGAAACAAAATTTCAGATAGTGTTAATGTTAAGAAAAAATGCAGGAGACTGAGTGCGAGGAGTACAACATTAGTTCAGATGGTACAGATGACGCATTCCTCCCCCACCTGCCATTTCCGGCAAGCCGGAAATGTCGAGGAAGGGGTCTCCTGCTGA
- a CDS encoding RNA-guided endonuclease TnpB family protein codes for MLRGNRCRIYPNNEQKALMEKHFGSCRFVYNKLLEIKSLMYKKFRISLSEFDLNNHLLVLKEVYPWLKEVNAGALQQASRNLNKAFTNFFNFGFGYPQKKKKKDHHFSFQIPQHYSLDTSISKVLLPKFGWIKVKMHREISKGSLKTITISRTPTGKYYISFLTNDGEKLPEKQEFSHATLIGIDVGVTTFATLSTGEKIDNPKFLKNSLERLKCLQRRVSKKVKGSKNRRKAVYKLTKIHEKISNQRHDFQHKVSNRLISENQAIAVETLNIKGLKKNHKLAQVISDSAWYSFVLKLTYKAEWVGKTILKIGMFEPSSKTCNVCGYKLKELSLNIREWQCPDCKNTHDRDINAAINIKKIAVGTTV; via the coding sequence ATGCTTCGAGGTAACAGATGCCGAATTTACCCTAATAATGAGCAAAAAGCTCTTATGGAAAAACACTTCGGCAGCTGTCGTTTTGTCTATAATAAACTCCTTGAGATCAAATCGTTAATGTATAAAAAATTCAGAATAAGTCTCTCGGAGTTTGACCTTAATAATCACCTCTTAGTTTTGAAAGAAGTGTATCCGTGGTTGAAAGAAGTTAATGCAGGAGCATTGCAACAAGCAAGTAGAAATCTGAATAAAGCTTTTACAAACTTCTTTAATTTTGGATTTGGGTATCCTCAAAAGAAAAAGAAAAAGGATCACCATTTTTCCTTTCAGATTCCTCAACACTATAGTCTTGATACATCTATTTCCAAAGTTTTGTTGCCTAAGTTTGGTTGGATTAAGGTTAAGATGCATAGGGAAATTAGCAAAGGAAGTTTGAAAACTATAACTATATCCAGAACACCAACAGGAAAATACTACATAAGTTTTCTAACAAATGATGGAGAAAAACTTCCAGAAAAACAAGAATTTTCTCATGCTACCTTGATTGGAATAGATGTAGGAGTTACGACTTTCGCTACTCTTTCTACCGGAGAAAAAATTGATAACCCAAAATTCCTGAAAAACTCTCTTGAAAGATTGAAATGTTTGCAAAGAAGAGTTTCTAAGAAAGTTAAAGGTTCAAAAAACCGGAGAAAGGCAGTCTATAAACTTACGAAAATCCACGAAAAAATAAGTAATCAAAGGCATGATTTCCAGCATAAAGTTTCAAATCGGTTAATCAGCGAAAACCAAGCAATAGCCGTTGAAACTCTCAATATTAAAGGATTAAAGAAAAACCACAAATTAGCTCAGGTTATCAGTGATTCAGCATGGTATTCTTTCGTACTGAAATTAACGTACAAAGCTGAATGGGTAGGAAAAACTATACTGAAAATAGGCATGTTTGAACCTTCCTCTAAAACCTGTAACGTTTGTGGTTACAAACTTAAAGAATTAAGTTTAAATATTAGAGAGTGGCAATGTCCTGATTGCAAAAATACGCATGATAGAGACATTAACGCCGCTATCAATATTAAGAAAATTGCTGTAGGGACTACAGTTTGA
- a CDS encoding type 1 glutamine amidotransferase domain-containing protein, translating to MKALVFGADGFEDTELFYPYHRLKEEGITTHVASMKRGPITGKRGYEINADIAFKAVNPADYDILVISGGKGPEKMRLDKDALEIVKHFFKENKPVAAICHGPQVLVSAGVIKGRKATCWIGIRDDIIAAGALYEDSEVVVDRNLVSSRNPGDLFAFGREMIKLLN from the coding sequence ATAAAAGCACTTGTATTCGGAGCCGATGGTTTTGAAGATACGGAACTTTTCTACCCTTACCACCGTCTGAAAGAGGAAGGAATAACAACACACGTAGCCTCTATGAAGAGGGGGCCGATAACAGGAAAGCGCGGGTATGAAATCAATGCTGATATCGCCTTTAAGGCTGTAAACCCTGCAGATTATGACATCCTTGTGATCTCCGGCGGAAAAGGGCCCGAAAAAATGAGGCTCGACAAAGATGCTCTTGAGATCGTAAAACACTTTTTCAAGGAAAACAAACCCGTTGCTGCAATCTGCCACGGTCCCCAGGTTCTCGTTTCAGCAGGCGTTATAAAAGGCAGGAAAGCCACCTGTTGGATAGGAATCAGGGATGACATTATAGCCGCAGGAGCACTTTACGAAGACAGTGAAGTTGTAGTGGACAGAAATTTGGTATCATCAAGGAATCCCGGAGACCTTTTTGCTTTTGGAAGGGAAATGATTAAACTGTTAAACTAA